A single genomic interval of Koleobacter methoxysyntrophicus harbors:
- a CDS encoding undecaprenyl-diphosphate phosphatase, whose product MMTVLEGILLGIFQGFTEFLPISSSGHLVLLQELMSIKSPGVFIEVSLHFGTLLSILIVFRNDIYNLIIEFLKILKGIFFPKNLKKNEYTVFVYMIIIGSIPTAIMGIFFEPLFKSAYESSFFVSLMLLITGLLLWYSDRFSGNKTVKEMSILDAIFIGFFQGLAINPGLSRSGSTIFASLFRGMNKESATRFSFILSIPAVLGAFLFELKDILKVNIEHNISFLSVFCGVISAFISGYIAINILINLLKRKKLHYFSYYCWVLGALIILLKML is encoded by the coding sequence ATGATGACTGTTTTAGAAGGAATATTATTAGGTATTTTTCAAGGTTTTACTGAATTTCTTCCTATAAGCAGTTCAGGCCATCTTGTTCTTTTACAGGAATTAATGAGTATTAAAAGCCCGGGGGTTTTTATTGAGGTCTCCCTTCATTTTGGAACCTTACTATCTATTCTTATTGTATTTCGAAACGATATATATAATTTAATTATAGAATTCCTGAAAATTTTAAAGGGGATATTCTTTCCTAAAAATCTGAAAAAAAATGAATATACTGTATTTGTTTATATGATTATTATAGGCAGTATACCAACAGCAATCATGGGAATCTTCTTCGAACCATTATTTAAAAGTGCGTATGAATCCAGTTTTTTTGTAAGCTTGATGTTGCTAATTACTGGTTTATTATTATGGTATAGTGATAGATTTTCCGGCAATAAAACAGTAAAAGAAATGAGCATATTAGATGCTATATTCATAGGTTTTTTCCAGGGTCTTGCTATTAATCCTGGTTTATCACGTTCAGGTTCAACTATTTTTGCAAGTCTTTTCAGGGGTATGAATAAAGAGAGTGCTACAAGGTTTTCATTTATTTTATCGATACCTGCTGTTTTAGGGGCCTTTCTTTTTGAATTAAAAGATATTCTGAAAGTAAACATAGAACATAACATAAGTTTTCTATCTGTTTTTTGTGGAGTTATATCTGCTTTTATTTCGGGTTATATTGCAATTAATATATTAATAAATTTACTGAAAAGGAAAAAATTACATTATTTTTCATATTACTGCTGGGTATTAGGTGCCCTTATCATATTACTAAAAATGCTTTGA
- a CDS encoding Na/Pi cotransporter family protein, translated as MLFYILRFLLGFGLLISGIKFMSAGFKGLADGKLKMYICIFSENLLVTILTGIIITAIIQSSSATTLMIITLVNAGLITFRQSAGVIMGANIGTTITAQIIIFNIIKYSPYFFLLSILCYLTGKSCLQNISKAFLGFGLLFTGLHLVENALGLFYSCRFVSSNMRFLASNPFLGIVIGFFTTAIIQSSSAATVFLIALARQGYVDLKTAIFILMGENMGTCVTALAASLWVNRNSKKVAIFHFIFNFIGAVFITLIFPLFIEFISSMSPNNIGKQIANAHTIFNVLSTMVIIPFYDIILQAIDNILPENS; from the coding sequence ATGCTCTTTTACATTTTAAGGTTCCTATTGGGGTTTGGCCTTTTGATTTCGGGTATAAAATTTATGAGCGCGGGTTTTAAGGGGTTGGCCGATGGCAAACTAAAAATGTATATCTGTATTTTTTCCGAGAATCTTTTAGTTACTATTTTGACGGGGATAATAATTACTGCAATCATCCAGAGCAGCAGTGCCACAACCCTAATGATTATAACCCTTGTAAACGCAGGTCTAATTACTTTTCGCCAATCGGCGGGAGTAATAATGGGAGCCAATATAGGGACAACTATTACCGCACAGATAATAATCTTTAATATAATAAAATACTCGCCTTATTTTTTTTTGTTAAGTATATTGTGTTATTTAACAGGTAAGAGCTGTTTGCAGAATATAAGCAAGGCATTCCTTGGTTTTGGGTTGCTTTTTACAGGTTTACACTTAGTTGAAAATGCATTAGGTTTGTTTTATAGTTGTAGATTTGTATCATCTAATATGAGGTTTTTAGCTTCTAATCCTTTTTTAGGAATTGTTATAGGATTTTTCACTACAGCAATTATTCAGAGCAGCAGTGCAGCAACTGTTTTTCTTATAGCACTTGCCCGCCAGGGTTATGTTGATTTAAAAACGGCAATTTTTATACTTATGGGTGAAAACATGGGGACCTGTGTTACTGCCTTAGCTGCAAGTTTATGGGTTAACAGGAATTCAAAAAAGGTTGCTATATTTCATTTTATTTTTAACTTTATTGGAGCGGTATTTATTACATTGATTTTTCCATTATTTATCGAATTTATTAGTTCTATGTCTCCAAATAACATAGGTAAGCAAATTGCAAATGCCCATACCATTTTTAATGTTTTAAGTACCATGGTTATTATTCCTTTCTATGATATAATTTTACAGGCCATTGATAATATTTTACCGGAAAACAGTTGA
- a CDS encoding YlzJ-like family protein has protein sequence MIYYAAIPIELVFENIENNYPNFQEIDYNGVKLIVEPFKFNSWKIVRIISSNPYDYMNPLYQPGNIINL, from the coding sequence TTGATTTATTATGCAGCTATTCCAATAGAGCTGGTTTTCGAAAATATCGAAAATAATTACCCTAATTTTCAAGAAATAGATTACAATGGTGTAAAATTAATTGTTGAACCTTTTAAATTTAATAGCTGGAAAATAGTTCGGATTATAAGTTCAAACCCCTATGATTATATGAATCCTTTATATCAACCGGGTAATATAATAAATTTATAA
- a CDS encoding ClpP family protease — protein sequence MVDLSHLNSEETKVKTVKELGQTELPSSESNIHCLTIVGQIEGHLVLPPQNKTTKYEHIIPQLVAIEQNPNIKGMLIVLNTVGGDVEAGLAIAEMIVSMSKPSVSLVLGGGHSIGVPIAVASDYSFIAETATMTIHPIRLTGLVVGVPQTYEYLDKMQDRVVQFVVKHSGIDEQSFRNLMFSTGKLARDIGTVLVGEDAVNCRLINEVGGIGKAIKKLKVLIEERETPI from the coding sequence ATGGTAGACTTGTCGCATTTAAATAGTGAGGAAACTAAAGTGAAAACCGTAAAAGAATTAGGTCAAACGGAACTGCCTAGCAGTGAAAGTAATATTCACTGCTTGACGATAGTGGGTCAAATAGAAGGGCATCTCGTGCTACCTCCTCAAAATAAAACTACGAAATATGAACATATAATACCTCAACTGGTGGCTATAGAGCAGAATCCGAATATAAAAGGAATGCTTATTGTACTGAATACAGTAGGTGGAGATGTTGAAGCCGGTTTGGCCATTGCGGAAATGATCGTTAGCATGTCAAAGCCGTCTGTCTCCTTAGTTTTAGGAGGAGGCCATAGCATTGGAGTTCCTATAGCGGTGGCCAGTGATTATTCTTTTATCGCCGAAACCGCTACAATGACGATTCACCCAATTAGATTGACCGGTCTTGTAGTCGGTGTGCCACAAACATATGAATATCTGGATAAAATGCAGGATAGGGTAGTTCAATTTGTTGTAAAACATTCAGGGATTGATGAACAAAGCTTCAGGAATTTGATGTTTAGTACCGGTAAATTAGCTCGAGACATTGGCACTGTTCTTGTGGGGGAAGATGCTGTAAATTGCCGATTGATAAATGAAGTCGGGGGAATAGGAAAGGCTATTAAAAAGCTTAAGGTGTTAATCGAAGAAAGGGAAACACCGATTTAA
- a CDS encoding ribonuclease J codes for MGKNEPKLSIIPLGGIGEIGKNMFVIKFEEEILIIDSGLIFPEEEMLGIDIVIPDITYLVENKDKIKGIVLTHGHEDHIGALPYVLQQISAPLYGTKLTLGLVEGKLKEHRLRRNIELNVVTPPCSANIGVFKVDFIRVNHSIPDAVGLAIHTPAGTIVHTGDFKLDQTPVDGRITDIHKFAELGKQGVLVLMSDSTNSEREGYTMSEKVVGYTIQDIFRKARGRILVATFASNVHRIQQIFEAAEKFERKVTVVGRSMINVVNIAIDLGYLKIPNDILVELDDINKLPLDKIVIITTGSQGEPMSALTRMAMSEHKKVDIVPGDTVLIAATPIPGNERTVGRTIDHLFKQGAEVIYESISGVHVSGHASQEELKLMINLTRPKYFIPIHGEYRHLVHHAQLAQELGIPEENIFIAENGLIMEFSKKAARIAGKVTSGKVMVDGLGVGDVGNIVLRDRKQLSQDGILIVVITLDKQKAEVVAGPDIISRGFVYVRESEKLMEESKERVKQALIKCQGKNMTEWSTIKTHVRDSLANFLYEKTRRRPMILPIIMEI; via the coding sequence TTGGGAAAAAATGAACCTAAATTATCTATTATACCCCTGGGCGGCATCGGGGAAATAGGGAAAAATATGTTTGTAATAAAATTTGAAGAAGAGATCCTTATTATAGATTCGGGTCTTATATTTCCGGAAGAAGAAATGTTGGGGATCGATATAGTAATCCCGGATATAACTTATTTAGTTGAAAATAAAGACAAAATAAAAGGTATTGTATTAACCCACGGCCATGAAGACCATATAGGGGCTCTGCCTTATGTTCTTCAACAAATTTCTGCTCCTCTTTATGGTACGAAGTTAACTTTAGGGCTTGTTGAAGGGAAATTAAAAGAACATAGGCTTCGCCGAAATATAGAATTAAATGTTGTAACTCCACCCTGTTCCGCAAACATAGGAGTATTTAAGGTGGATTTTATAAGGGTTAACCATAGTATTCCAGATGCGGTCGGTCTGGCTATTCACACACCTGCGGGTACAATTGTACACACTGGGGACTTCAAGTTAGATCAAACCCCTGTTGACGGACGGATTACAGATATTCATAAATTTGCTGAATTGGGTAAACAGGGTGTCCTAGTCCTGATGTCAGATAGTACTAATTCAGAACGAGAAGGCTACACTATGTCTGAAAAGGTTGTTGGTTATACAATACAAGATATTTTTAGAAAAGCAAGAGGCCGAATCCTGGTTGCGACTTTTGCTTCTAATGTTCACAGGATTCAGCAAATATTTGAAGCTGCGGAAAAATTCGAGCGGAAAGTAACAGTAGTTGGAAGGAGTATGATTAATGTTGTAAATATTGCAATTGACCTAGGTTATTTAAAAATTCCTAATGATATATTAGTTGAACTTGATGATATCAATAAATTACCTCTTGATAAAATAGTAATTATTACAACCGGTAGTCAGGGAGAACCTATGTCTGCTCTTACTAGAATGGCTATGTCTGAGCATAAAAAGGTTGATATTGTTCCCGGAGATACGGTATTAATAGCAGCTACACCAATACCTGGAAACGAAAGGACCGTTGGTCGTACAATAGATCATCTATTTAAGCAGGGGGCAGAAGTAATATATGAATCTATTTCCGGCGTCCATGTTTCAGGTCACGCTAGTCAGGAAGAATTAAAGTTAATGATCAATCTAACCAGACCCAAATATTTTATTCCTATTCATGGAGAATATCGCCACTTAGTTCATCATGCCCAACTTGCTCAAGAATTGGGAATCCCGGAGGAGAATATTTTTATTGCAGAAAACGGTCTTATAATGGAATTCAGTAAAAAAGCAGCTCGAATTGCCGGTAAAGTTACTTCAGGAAAAGTCATGGTCGACGGATTAGGGGTTGGTGATGTTGGAAATATCGTTTTGAGAGACCGGAAGCAGCTTTCCCAGGACGGTATACTAATTGTTGTTATAACTTTAGATAAACAAAAAGCTGAAGTCGTTGCGGGGCCAGATATTATTTCCAGGGGTTTTGTTTATGTTAGAGAGTCAGAAAAATTAATGGAAGAATCAAAGGAGCGAGTGAAACAAGCATTGATAAAATGTCAGGGCAAAAATATGACAGAATGGTCAACCATAAAAACCCATGTAAGGGATAGTCTTGCTAATTTTTTATATGAAAAAACTAGAAGAAGGCCGATGATTCTACCTATTATCATGGAAATATAA
- a CDS encoding YlmC/YmxH family sporulation protein, whose translation MRLSELNGKEIVNLQNGIRMGKIGDTDLIVNEQNGLIEYLIIPNSKAQFSFFRDRGYIEVPWSSIKKIGSDLIIIDLEHKKGLMF comes from the coding sequence ATGAGACTGAGTGAATTGAATGGAAAGGAAATAGTTAACTTGCAAAATGGAATCAGAATGGGCAAAATAGGTGATACTGATTTGATAGTTAATGAGCAAAACGGCCTTATTGAGTATCTAATAATACCGAACAGTAAGGCTCAATTTTCTTTCTTTAGGGATAGGGGCTATATTGAAGTTCCCTGGAGCTCGATAAAAAAGATAGGATCTGATCTGATAATAATCGATTTGGAACATAAAAAAGGCCTGATGTTTTAA
- a CDS encoding zinc ribbon domain-containing protein — protein sequence MQILTDLWHLQEYDLKIAELRKILKCLPVKRTLAALKKHIKEEMGEIENKKKELNELNKKLRKTEREYRDLTIIEKELERKLYSGEITSIREMERLEKKLEKLKQDEGHEENITLELMDIIEKMENEITKREEGLKADIQKYKKEKLKYKKEVDKIEEELFNLELKREELVEKIDESYLSIYEQLKKNKQGVAIAKIKGGRCSGCRMSLPLIVINRAKLEDSIVKCENCGRILRWAKD from the coding sequence ATGCAGATTTTAACAGATTTATGGCATTTACAAGAATATGACTTAAAAATAGCTGAACTTAGAAAGATTCTTAAATGCTTACCGGTAAAAAGAACACTAGCAGCTTTAAAAAAACATATAAAAGAAGAAATGGGAGAAATAGAAAATAAAAAAAAGGAACTAAACGAGTTGAACAAAAAATTAAGAAAAACGGAGAGAGAATATAGGGACCTAACTATAATAGAAAAAGAGCTCGAAAGAAAACTCTACAGCGGTGAAATAACGAGTATAAGGGAAATGGAGCGGTTAGAAAAAAAATTAGAAAAGCTTAAACAAGATGAAGGGCATGAAGAAAATATTACTCTAGAACTAATGGATATTATAGAAAAAATGGAAAATGAAATTACTAAAAGAGAAGAGGGATTAAAAGCAGATATACAGAAATATAAAAAAGAAAAGTTGAAGTATAAAAAAGAAGTTGATAAAATAGAAGAAGAACTCTTCAATTTAGAATTAAAAAGAGAAGAGCTTGTTGAAAAAATTGATGAAAGCTACTTATCGATATATGAACAATTAAAAAAGAATAAACAGGGTGTGGCAATTGCCAAAATAAAAGGCGGACGATGTTCAGGATGCAGGATGAGCTTGCCATTAATAGTAATAAACAGGGCCAAGTTAGAAGATTCAATAGTTAAGTGTGAAAATTGCGGTAGGATATTACGTTGGGCTAAAGACTAG